The nucleotide window TGGGTTTGGCGCGAAATGACTTTTTGATTGAAGAAGAAATAAAAACAGTCCGCTAAAGTTTAGAAATGCGTCTTTCCAATTGTTCTAATACTTTCGGCCACGCCTCTTTGTGCTGAAGCATGGATTCCTCATTGGGGAAGCCTGCGTGAGTCAGCAGAACATGGGTGCGTGATTCTTGAGGAGTCAGCGCCACGGTCACCCAGGTTTCGGCCCCGAGAGTTCCCGTTGTGAGCCAGGTCAGCTCAATCAATTTATTCTTTTCCAATTTAAGAAATCGCCCATAGTGAGGGTGCTGTTGGTCTTCATGGCTGACTAAAAAGAAGAAGGGCTCGTTGATTTCAGGCCTCATTAAAGCCGTCTCGGGAGTGGCAAACCAGGCGTCGATTTGTTGAGTCCAGGCGCGATAGATCGCATCGGGACTTAAATTCATAGTGCGCTCTGTCTGGCAGAACGCGGGTCTTCTTGTGAGATCGGGTTTTGCAAAGACATGCGCCATACAACAGAGGCTAAGACTTTGAGTGTTGTATGGTCAATGTCGCCCGAAAACTAACACAGATTTCCTAGTTAGTTTTTTTGTAATAATAAATAATTGCCGCGATCTTCGTACTTCTTCATAAAAAAGTAGCGTTTGTTGGGATCTTTCATTTTTCTTTCAGCCTGTTTAACAGATAAAGTTACCAGGCACTTAAGATCCAAACGTTTTTCTTGTTCGCAGGCACTTAATGCCTCGGCATCGTAGCCTGAAAATTCAAGCAGATTTAAAGTGAAATAGGTGCGGCCGAGTGGCTGAATCACAGAAGGAATATAGGAATTTTTCTCGAGCTCTTGCGCTTCTTCAGGTTTTACTTTCACCCAACACAATTTGCCGCAGTCTTGCAGATGCATTTTGTCTGCGGCACGGTGAATGGGTTGTCCCAATAGCTTTTCGGCTTCGATGGCAATTTGTTCGGCGAGCACTTGCAGACGGGAATCCTCTTCGGGAACTCCGACGATGATCATGTCATGGCTTTGAAAGTCGGGAAAAAGACGGTAGGCCACAGCGTGACTGACGTTGGTGTCGTTGGTGCTGATCTCTGAGGGTTTGATCAAGGTGTCGGCGCGAAGGCTGACACCTTTCTTAACCAGATAAATCATGGCTCCCATAATGATCAGACTTGCCAGTGATAGCATCGCGATGATTTTTTTCACGTTATTTCGCGCCTTTTTCCATCCGAGTTAAAAACGCGTCCGCCTTTTCAAATTGAGTCAGCGTCAAAGCGTCAATCCAAATGCCATTGGAATTAATGAAGATCACAGTTGGCAAGCCTTGGATGTTATATTTTTTCTTCAAGGCACGAAGTTGTTCGCTGTCTTTGGTCGCGTCGAACTTCAGCAAAGTGTAGTTGCCGGCCATGGCGCGAACGCGCACATCAGTGAAGGTTTTCTCTGCAAGTTCATGGCATGCGGCACACCACTCAGCCCAGAAGTCGATGATGACGGGCTTACGTTCCTTGGTGGCTTGGGCGAGGGCTTCATCGGAGTAGTCCTTCCAATTCAGCATTTGCACCTGATTCAAAGAGTTGTCAGCCATGATGCTGCCGCGAATATAGGGACGCAAATCAAAGACGGACAAACAAATATATCCGATACCGACGATCAATGTCGCCTGCATCATACCCTTTTGAATGAGGCTGGCAGGACCGCGATTTTTAATGTTCATGAAGGCACCATAAACACTCGCAATAATGATCAGGCCGATGCCTAACAAGCCATCGAAAGGACGATCCGGAAGCAGCAGATTCAAATAGTAATAGAATGCAGAAAGCATCAAGGAGCCGAGCACAAACTTAAAGCCATTCATCCAAGCGCCAGATCGTGGCAGGGCTTTGACCATTTGATTGGAAAGTCCGAGGACAATGAAAATCAAACCTAAACCCATGGCATAAGTAAAGAGGAAGAAGAAGCCGATGAGCTTATTCTGAGTCGAAGCAACGTAAGTCAGAATGGCCACTAAGACTGGTCCCACGCAAGGACTTGCAACGATACCAGCGAACAAACCAGTTAGATAAACTCCACCTAAACCTTTGCCGTAAGAACCGTTGCTGAGTTTGTTGCGTAGAAACGCTGGGACTTGCAAGTCGAACAGGCCGTACATGCTGAGTGCCATCGCCAGGAAGATCAAACAAACAACACCAAGGACATAAGGATTGCCCAGGCTAGCTCCAAAGACACCACCGCCAGAGGCTGCGGCGAGACCCAATAACGAGTAGGTCGTCGCAATACCGTGGACATAGACCAAGCTGGTGATGAAATTCTGCAAACGAGTTTTTTGTTCTGAATGGTTTCCCAAGACGGCGAGGGTGATTGGAATCATCGGGAAGATACAAGGAGTGAAGCTTGTGAAAACTCCCGCCAGGAAAACGAAGATCAGTCCTGCAAAAATGCTGGAGCCCAGATATTTTTTAAAGTTATGAGTATCAAAGAAACTGCCTTCAGGTGCAGGAGCACTCTCAGGAGAAGGCGTGGTCAATTGAGATTCACCTTCCACCATCGGAGTAACAATGGGAACGCTCAGAGCTTTGGTCGTCGGGAACAAGCAGAATTGATCAGAGCACGCTTGATAAACCAGCTCCAACTTCATCTTGTCATGTTTTTTTAAGAATCGAGTCGGGGCTTCAATGTGTGCCGTTAAGGTCGCTTCGTGTTGCATGCCACGGCGTTCTCTCTTTGAGAACTTATCAAACCAAGTGGCAATGGGTTCCACTTTTGATGGAGCCACTTTGAAGCCATCCGGTTCAAGAATGACCACGCTGAATTTGTCTTCATAGGCATGATATTCCGGAGGAAGTTTCATCTTAATGGTAAGAGTTCCACTTTGACCTGGACTCCACTCATAAGGAACAACCTGTGCGGAAGCAATCATGGGATCTGTGTCATTGGGATTTGCTTGCGCCCAAGACGTAAGACTGGAGAAAGTAATAAGCAGGGCCAACAAAAGGTAATTTAACGCTGATCTCATATCCTTTTTCTATTCCCTCTCTCGACTATGGGCAAGATTATTTGCATATGACTCAATACTAGCACGTATCAATCCGATAGAGACTCTAAGAGGTCATATCTTATGGGTTTTGTAGGTATATTGATTGTATTTGCGACAGTATTCGGGGGCTATATTGCCGGTCACGGTAAGATGGGCGTCATTCTTGAAGCTGCGGTGCTAGAGATGGTGATCATCGGTGGTGCCGCTTTCGGTGCCTATGTGATTGCCAACCCAATGAAGATCGTAAAAATGGGGATTAAGCTCTCTATTAAGGCGATGACTTCAAAAGGTCCTCAGAAAAAAGACTATGTGGAATTGATGCAGATGCTGTTCCAACTCTTTCAGGTTTTCAGAAAAGAAGGACCTCAGGGAATTGAGAAGCATATCGAGGAGCCGGAAAAGTCTGACATCTTTAAAGCTTACCCAAGCTTTATGCACAACCATCACGCGGTGGATTTTTTGTGCGATACGATGAAGGTGACTTTGTCTGCGGAACTTTCTCCTTATGATGTGGATGATTTGTTGGATGCGGATATCAAAGGTATTCATGCCGAGGAACATTTGGCGCAACATGCTGTTGCAGCAGTTGCCGGTGGTTTCCCGGGACTAGGGATCGTTGCCGCCGTACTTGGTATCGTTAAAACCATGGGTGTTTTGACGGCCGGTACAGAAGTGATCGGGGAATACGTAGCCCATGCCCTTGTTGGTACGATGTTAGGGGTATTTTGCGCCTACGGTTTGATTGAACCGACGGCGACAAAAATGGCTGCGGATATTGAAGCCGAAGGTCGTTACTTACAATGTATTAAAGCAGCCTTGGTGGCATTGCAACGTGGCGCTCCTCCGATAGTTTGTGTGGAGTACGCACGTCGCTCGATCATGCCTGAAGAGCGCCCGACATTTGCTGAAGTAGATAAGGCAACTAAAGAGATTAAGAAGGCAGCAGCCTAATTTCAGCTTGCCTACACTCCGACTTCGTCGGAGTAGGGAAGTCTGTACGGGGTAAAAAGCTACGACTGAGTAATAAGAAAAAGTGCTGGTCTACACTCCAGCTTCGCTGGAGTAGGTAGCTTTAACAGAACTGAACGAACGGATTGTGAAGTATGGCAGAGAAAAAACAGACGATCGTAATCAAGAAGATCATCGTCCAAGGCGGTGGTGGTCACGGGGGCTCCTGGAAAGTGGCTCTTGCAGACTTCATGACGGCCTTGATGGCCTTCTTCCTCGTTATGTGGATCGTAGGACAATCTGATCAGACTAAAAAAGCGGTCTCAGACTATTTCTCTACGCCGTCCGTAATTGAATATAATTTCCAAAACTTCGGTGCTGAAATCACTCTGGAAAAACTTTTCCTCGACTTGTTGAACGAGCCGATGAAAGCCTTCCAAAGTTTTATGGAGCCGATTGATAAAACTCCAAATCTTTTAGATATGGGTTCTACCAAAGTGGTTGCGGCCTTTCTTGCCGATCAGATGAATGATGTGGCAAAGAATGTGGTCGTAACTCCAGAAGGTTTCGACTTCGATATTCCTGATTATATGTTGTTTGAAAGAGGTTCTTCGCAACCGAACGCGAACTTCGTCAATGTCATGGATCGTATCAAAGGAATCACCACGGGTTTGAAAGATGCGGAAATCAAAGTGACATCTGGTTTGTTTGTGCAAGCCGTTCCTGATGCCAGTTTGATGACGGCAAATCGCGTCGCTTCTCAACGTTATGATGTGGTTCGCAATAAGATCCTGGCTTCGCTTGAAAGCAGCACCGTGAATGTCTCGGGCGGCATCAATGTGAAGGAAAAACGTGGCGAAGTGGATCCAAAGAAGTTGATTGGTTTTATCAGAGTTAAAATTGCGCAAAAAGAACTGACTTCGGATGGACGTAAACCTCGTAAGTTGCAAAACTTATTCGGTGAGGCCCGTGTCGACATGTCAGTTTATGATAACTTTGTTCAGCAGATCAGCACTCGTCGTAAAGCAGAAGAGCATTCAAAGAAGCCTCTTAGACAGCAAGTGGACGACGAGCTCAAGGAAGAAACTAAAATTCCGTCTTCGCTGACAGAATAAAGAAAACATCTCCGGCTCCGTTTAGATTTGAACTTGCAGAAGTTCCAGTCACGGAGCCCTCAAAAAAGATCACGCCCCATTTTGTTCCCAAGCCGGTTTTTAAATCAAAATAAGGATCTAAGGTCGTAACATCGGGAGTATTGTATCCCGCTTCGTTATTCCATTCCCAGCCATTAAAGACATGCGAAAGCAGTCCGAAAGCATATCGGGACGAAGCATGCTTTGTCCCCTCCCAATTGCTCATGTGATCGTAAAGAACTTTGAAATCTCCAAAGTTCAAATGCAGACCGACAATATTGCCGTTGCGGTCACCAGCTTTGAAGTACTGACTTTCGCTGTAGGCGATAATGGCATTGGTTGTTGGTGAGAAATTGATTTTCACATCTGCATTGATGCGCAGGTTGAAGTGGTCATCACTGTTATGGAAGTTGGTGTTGGAACCCCACAAACCCAAACGAAACTGGGGTCCAAAATTAAACCAAAACGATCCCTGCAGGGCCGGTGATTTGTCGGATTGTGAAAGGCCGTTCTCCACATAATGTGAAAGAAGGCTTACATCGCCCGTCATTTTGAAAGTGGGTGAAGAATTCTCTGCAGCATGAGCGCCACAAAGACCGAATAAAATAATGATAAAACCAATGTATCTTCGCATAGATAGTGCTTTTCATTGTGGACCATAGGGTGGGGAAAAACAAAGAAATCACGAGAAGCCTGTCCGAGGAACTGGACCAAGAGCGGTGGGCAGGGTACTCTGGCGCACTATGAATTTAGATCTGCCACTTAGCGAGTACACATTTATTGCATTTGATACCGAAACCAGCGGTGCTTACCCCGTGGGCCATGACATCGTCGAATTTGGAGCGGTGAAATACTTTAAGGGTGAAGAAATCGGTCGGATGCAGTTCTTGCTCAAACCTCGTGAGGCGATGACAGATTTTATTATTGGTATTCATGGCATCACCAATGAGATGGTTGCCGATGCTCCTAACATGGGGGCGAAGGTGGTTGAGATTCATGATTTCTTCAAGGGATGTATTGTGATGGCTCATCACTGTCCTTTTGATTTGGGCTTCTTAACCTTGGAATTTGAGAAAGCGGGATTGGCGCTTCCTCCGGAGCCTGCGTTATGCACCAGTCTTCTTTCTCGCAAACTGATTCATGGTGTGGATAATCACAAGCTTCAAACTTTGGTGAAACATTTGGGCATTGATGGCGGACAAGCGCATCGTGCTTATGATGATGCGAAAGCCTGTTTGATGGTGGGACTTGAGTGCTTCAAGAAGCTAGGCGAAGAAGCTACGTTGGCCAAAGCAATCAAAAGCCAGGGCAAGCAATTGTGGTGGAAAGATTATTCACTGTCCGGCAGAAATCCCGTGATCATCACTTTGATTGATGCGATTAACACCAAGAAAGATATCGACTTGGTTTATGACGGTGGGTCGACCAAAGGGGAAACGCGCCGTTTGACTCCGATTGGAATTGTGCGAAATCCTGATGGCGATTATCTTCAAGCCTTTTGTCACAAAGATAAAACGAACAAGCGTTATTATATGTCACGTATCAAAGATGTGGCCGTTGTATTTTAGATTCTCTTAATCTCGTTGATGGCGCGTCATGCGCCCTCTCTATAATATAGATATCAGATAGAATAGTTAATAGTGAGGTGGCTTCCATTTTTTGAAGTCCCTTGACGAAATGTTATTCAGCTACATGTTTTACTTGAAGCGATCTCCTGCGTATTTACGCTAGATGCAGCTCTCATGAGATCACTTCTTAATCTCCATAATGGTGGAGGAAAGGTGTAATCATGTCCTTTGTATCTGGTTTTATCCCAGTCATTCCCTTAAGAAATTCCGTCTTGTTTCCCGGCATTAGCATGCCTCTTCGTGTCGGAAGAGAAAAGAGTGTCGAGTCGCTTCAGAAAGCTTTGAGTGATCAGAAGTGGATTATTTTGCTAACGCAGAAGAATTCCGAGAATCCCAATGTGGAAAAAGCAGAGGATCTGCCTTCTGTGGGAACGCTTTGTAAAATTGAGTCTTTCAAGAAGGAAGACGATGGGAGTTACAGCATTTTTGTAAATGCTCACCAGCGTGTTCGAATCGTGCAGATGCATGCCGCGGGGGGCGCTTTTGAAGCGTTGACCGAAACCATGGATGATGTCAGCAATATTGATGCAAAAACTCAAGAAGCTTTGCTGACTAGCCTGAAACAAATTTCATACGAGACTTTGGATCTTTTAGGCCGTCATATGCGCCGGGTGAAAGAGTGGATTGCGGATATTGAGGATCTCAGTCTGCTTACCAATGTCTGCGCGGCCCATGCGGATTTTGATTTAAAAGTGAAACAAGAGCTTTTGGAAACGGTGGATCTCAAAGAGCGATCTCTAAAGATTTTGGATCTTTTGCAAGAGCAGAAGGAACGCCTCAAAATTCAAATCGGTATTCGTGACAAGCTGAGCGAAAACATCAACCAAAGTCAGCGTGAAAGTATTTTGCGCGAACAAATGCGCGTAATTCGCGAACAGTTGGGTGACGAGGATTCCAAGGGCGCACTTTCGTTGTACGAGGAAAAAATCAAAGCTGCGGGGATGCCGCCAGAAGCTTTGGAATTGGCAACCAGCCAACTGCGCCGGCTTGAAAGTATGAACTCCGCCTCACCAGAGTACCAAATTATTCGCACGCATTTGGACCTCATGGTCAGTTTGCCGTGGAATAAGTCTTCAGAAGAACATGAAATTGATCTTGAAGCGGCAGAAAGAATTCTGAATGAAGACCATTTTGGAATGGATAAAATCAAGAAAAGAATTCTGCAGCATTTGGCGGTGATGAAACTTCGCAAGTCGCATCAAGGGTCTATTTTGCTTTTTGTCGGACCTCCAGGGGTGGGTAAAACTTCCTTAGGCAAAAGCATCGCCAGGGCTTTGGGTAAAAAATATGTGCGCGCAGCCTTAGGCGGCGTGCGCGATGATGCGGAAATTCGCGGCCATCGTCGGACTTATATCGGAGCTTTACCAGGGCGAATTATTTCCAGCATTAAGAAAGCCGGTGAGAATGATCCGGTCTTTATCCTCGACGAAATTGATAAGCTTTCCAGAGGATATGGCGGGGATCCCGCCGCGGCTCTTTTGGAGACTTTGGATCCAGAACAAAATAATTCTTTCCAAGATCACTATTTGGATACGCCCTTTGACCTTTCGAAAGTTTTGTTTATCGCAACGGCGAATACTTTGGAAACCATTCCCGGTCCGTTGTTGGATCGCATGGAAGTGATAGAACTGACTGGTTATACGGTCGAAGAGAAAAAACAAATCGCCAAACGCTACCTCTGGCCTAAGCAATTGAAAGAGCATGGTATCGATGAAAATCAACTTGAAATCACGGATCGCGCTTTGACGAAAATGCTCACGGACTATACGCGAGAAGCCGGGGTGCGTGAACTGCAGCGTAAGGTGGCAACGATCTGCAAGTTCATGAGTCTGAGAATTGTCAAAGCCGGTGGTGAGAAGATCACTGTGGATGTCGGTGACTTGGATGAAATATTTGGTGCAGAAAGATTCTCTGCAGACATGATTGAAAGTGTTTTGCCTCCAGGAGTGGTGACGGGACTTGCGTGGACTCCGGTGGGTGGGGATATTCTTTTCATAGAAACAGAGGAAATGGCGGGCACCGGTCAACTGCAGCTGACAGGGCAGTTGGGGGATGTGATGAAAGAATCGGCAAAGATTGCATTAAGTCTTCTTCGAGCGCGGTTGCCTTTGTTGGATCCAACTATTGATTTCTCGAAGAAAGAGATCCATGTGCATGTTCCCGCGGGTGCCATTCCGAAGGATGGTCCTTCTGCTGGGGTGACGATGCTGACTTCGATTGCTTCGAAGCTTCTGAAAAAACCAATCAGTCCGAAGCTGGCGATGACTGGGGAGATTTCTTTAAGAGGCAGTGTGCTTCCTGTCGGAGGAATTAAAGAGAAGATTATTGCCGCTCACAG belongs to Bdellovibrio svalbardensis and includes:
- a CDS encoding SRPBCC family protein gives rise to the protein MNLSPDAIYRAWTQQIDAWFATPETALMRPEINEPFFFLVSHEDQQHPHYGRFLKLEKNKLIELTWLTTGTLGAETWVTVALTPQESRTHVLLTHAGFPNEESMLQHKEAWPKVLEQLERRISKL
- a CDS encoding protein-disulfide reductase DsbD family protein — encoded protein: MRSALNYLLLALLITFSSLTSWAQANPNDTDPMIASAQVVPYEWSPGQSGTLTIKMKLPPEYHAYEDKFSVVILEPDGFKVAPSKVEPIATWFDKFSKRERRGMQHEATLTAHIEAPTRFLKKHDKMKLELVYQACSDQFCLFPTTKALSVPIVTPMVEGESQLTTPSPESAPAPEGSFFDTHNFKKYLGSSIFAGLIFVFLAGVFTSFTPCIFPMIPITLAVLGNHSEQKTRLQNFITSLVYVHGIATTYSLLGLAAASGGGVFGASLGNPYVLGVVCLIFLAMALSMYGLFDLQVPAFLRNKLSNGSYGKGLGGVYLTGLFAGIVASPCVGPVLVAILTYVASTQNKLIGFFFLFTYAMGLGLIFIVLGLSNQMVKALPRSGAWMNGFKFVLGSLMLSAFYYYLNLLLPDRPFDGLLGIGLIIIASVYGAFMNIKNRGPASLIQKGMMQATLIVGIGYICLSVFDLRPYIRGSIMADNSLNQVQMLNWKDYSDEALAQATKERKPVIIDFWAEWCAACHELAEKTFTDVRVRAMAGNYTLLKFDATKDSEQLRALKKKYNIQGLPTVIFINSNGIWIDALTLTQFEKADAFLTRMEKGAK
- the motA gene encoding flagellar motor stator protein MotA encodes the protein MGFVGILIVFATVFGGYIAGHGKMGVILEAAVLEMVIIGGAAFGAYVIANPMKIVKMGIKLSIKAMTSKGPQKKDYVELMQMLFQLFQVFRKEGPQGIEKHIEEPEKSDIFKAYPSFMHNHHAVDFLCDTMKVTLSAELSPYDVDDLLDADIKGIHAEEHLAQHAVAAVAGGFPGLGIVAAVLGIVKTMGVLTAGTEVIGEYVAHALVGTMLGVFCAYGLIEPTATKMAADIEAEGRYLQCIKAALVALQRGAPPIVCVEYARRSIMPEERPTFAEVDKATKEIKKAAA
- a CDS encoding flagellar motor protein MotB, whose product is MAEKKQTIVIKKIIVQGGGGHGGSWKVALADFMTALMAFFLVMWIVGQSDQTKKAVSDYFSTPSVIEYNFQNFGAEITLEKLFLDLLNEPMKAFQSFMEPIDKTPNLLDMGSTKVVAAFLADQMNDVAKNVVVTPEGFDFDIPDYMLFERGSSQPNANFVNVMDRIKGITTGLKDAEIKVTSGLFVQAVPDASLMTANRVASQRYDVVRNKILASLESSTVNVSGGINVKEKRGEVDPKKLIGFIRVKIAQKELTSDGRKPRKLQNLFGEARVDMSVYDNFVQQISTRRKAEEHSKKPLRQQVDDELKEETKIPSSLTE
- a CDS encoding TorF family putative porin, whose protein sequence is MRRYIGFIIILFGLCGAHAAENSSPTFKMTGDVSLLSHYVENGLSQSDKSPALQGSFWFNFGPQFRLGLWGSNTNFHNSDDHFNLRINADVKINFSPTTNAIIAYSESQYFKAGDRNGNIVGLHLNFGDFKVLYDHMSNWEGTKHASSRYAFGLLSHVFNGWEWNNEAGYNTPDVTTLDPYFDLKTGLGTKWGVIFFEGSVTGTSASSNLNGAGDVFFILSAKTEF
- a CDS encoding exonuclease domain-containing protein; the encoded protein is MNLDLPLSEYTFIAFDTETSGAYPVGHDIVEFGAVKYFKGEEIGRMQFLLKPREAMTDFIIGIHGITNEMVADAPNMGAKVVEIHDFFKGCIVMAHHCPFDLGFLTLEFEKAGLALPPEPALCTSLLSRKLIHGVDNHKLQTLVKHLGIDGGQAHRAYDDAKACLMVGLECFKKLGEEATLAKAIKSQGKQLWWKDYSLSGRNPVIITLIDAINTKKDIDLVYDGGSTKGETRRLTPIGIVRNPDGDYLQAFCHKDKTNKRYYMSRIKDVAVVF
- the lon gene encoding endopeptidase La; this encodes MSFVSGFIPVIPLRNSVLFPGISMPLRVGREKSVESLQKALSDQKWIILLTQKNSENPNVEKAEDLPSVGTLCKIESFKKEDDGSYSIFVNAHQRVRIVQMHAAGGAFEALTETMDDVSNIDAKTQEALLTSLKQISYETLDLLGRHMRRVKEWIADIEDLSLLTNVCAAHADFDLKVKQELLETVDLKERSLKILDLLQEQKERLKIQIGIRDKLSENINQSQRESILREQMRVIREQLGDEDSKGALSLYEEKIKAAGMPPEALELATSQLRRLESMNSASPEYQIIRTHLDLMVSLPWNKSSEEHEIDLEAAERILNEDHFGMDKIKKRILQHLAVMKLRKSHQGSILLFVGPPGVGKTSLGKSIARALGKKYVRAALGGVRDDAEIRGHRRTYIGALPGRIISSIKKAGENDPVFILDEIDKLSRGYGGDPAAALLETLDPEQNNSFQDHYLDTPFDLSKVLFIATANTLETIPGPLLDRMEVIELTGYTVEEKKQIAKRYLWPKQLKEHGIDENQLEITDRALTKMLTDYTREAGVRELQRKVATICKFMSLRIVKAGGEKITVDVGDLDEIFGAERFSADMIESVLPPGVVTGLAWTPVGGDILFIETEEMAGTGQLQLTGQLGDVMKESAKIALSLLRARLPLLDPTIDFSKKEIHVHVPAGAIPKDGPSAGVTMLTSIASKLLKKPISPKLAMTGEISLRGSVLPVGGIKEKIIAAHRAGVTEVILCKKNQKDLREVPAEIKKDIEFHFVENVNEVLKIALDVELPDFVKRNIGDSTPFSPDVVS